The following coding sequences lie in one Streptomyces xiamenensis genomic window:
- a CDS encoding methionine synthase — translation MNDTANDDAANAPRHPWGPAAATGIGSMPGEDIRESVRTVTGSLESLPYLPELPARGPGADMTGRTAGLLAELYVHLEPSGWRISDRPGRDTRRARAWLREDLDTLEEFTQGHRGALKISAVGPWTLAATLERRTGEAMLGDAGACRDLTASLAEGLRGHLAEVRRRVPGARPVLQLDEPSLTAVLHGAVPTASGYRTHRAVDRAVAEGALRELIAVGHDAGAPVVVHSCAPGVPLPLLRRAGADGVSLDFSLLTEREDEAIGEAAEGGTALFLGVLPGTGERAAELSDPAGTVSGVRSLWRRLGLSPGLLSESVVITPTCGLAGASPAYARAALAHCVRAARSLADNPE, via the coding sequence GTGAACGACACGGCGAACGACGACGCGGCGAACGCACCGCGACACCCCTGGGGCCCGGCCGCGGCCACCGGGATCGGCTCCATGCCGGGCGAGGACATCAGGGAGTCGGTGCGCACCGTCACCGGCTCCCTGGAATCCCTGCCGTACCTGCCCGAACTCCCCGCCCGCGGCCCCGGGGCCGACATGACCGGCCGCACCGCCGGGCTGCTGGCCGAGCTGTACGTCCATCTGGAGCCCAGTGGCTGGCGGATCAGTGACCGCCCCGGGCGCGACACCCGCCGCGCCCGCGCCTGGCTGCGCGAAGACCTCGACACCCTGGAGGAGTTCACCCAGGGCCACCGGGGCGCGCTGAAGATCTCCGCCGTCGGCCCCTGGACCCTGGCCGCCACCCTCGAACGCCGAACCGGCGAGGCCATGCTCGGCGATGCCGGCGCCTGCCGCGACCTCACCGCCTCGCTCGCCGAGGGACTGCGCGGCCACCTCGCCGAGGTCCGCCGCCGCGTCCCCGGCGCCCGACCCGTGCTCCAGCTCGACGAACCCTCCCTCACCGCCGTGCTGCACGGTGCCGTCCCCACCGCCAGCGGCTACCGCACCCACCGTGCCGTGGACCGCGCCGTCGCCGAGGGCGCGCTGCGCGAACTGATCGCGGTGGGCCACGACGCGGGCGCCCCCGTCGTCGTGCACTCCTGCGCCCCCGGTGTCCCCCTCCCGCTGCTGCGCCGGGCCGGCGCCGACGGCGTCTCCCTCGACTTCTCGCTGCTCACCGAGCGTGAGGACGAGGCCATCGGGGAGGCGGCGGAAGGCGGGACGGCCCTCTTCCTCGGCGTGCTGCCCGGCACCGGCGAGCGGGCCGCGGAATTGTCAGACCCGGCCGGTACGGTCAGTGGAGTCAGGTCGCTGTGGCGCAGGCTGGGGCTCTCACCCGGCCTGCTCAGCGAGTCCGTGGTGATCACTCCGACGTGTGGTCTCGCGGGCGCCTCCCCGGCGTACGCCCGGGCGGCGCTGGCGCATTGCGTCCGGGCGGCGAGATCCCTCGCGGACAACCCTGAGTGA
- a CDS encoding SRPBCC domain-containing protein, whose translation MTEKTEFTSWIDDTYREVGRRPVPEGEARTLLIRRHFPAWVVDVWDAVTDPERLSQWFLPVTGELELGGAFRIEGNASGEILRCEAPNLLAVTWNFGTGPSSELMLRLADVSRGETALELEQAPIPDRIDMDGRRLDPVLNDYETGLFGLGTGWELALISLARFLGGDPITDPATWEEAPEVQNFAVRSGELWARLAAEEARERP comes from the coding sequence ATGACCGAGAAGACCGAGTTCACCAGCTGGATCGACGACACCTACCGGGAGGTGGGGCGGCGCCCCGTACCCGAGGGCGAGGCCCGCACCCTCTTGATCCGCCGCCACTTCCCGGCCTGGGTGGTGGACGTCTGGGACGCGGTGACCGACCCGGAGCGGCTGTCCCAGTGGTTCCTGCCGGTCACCGGTGAGCTGGAACTGGGCGGCGCTTTCCGTATCGAGGGCAACGCCAGTGGGGAGATCCTGCGCTGCGAGGCCCCCAATCTGCTCGCGGTGACCTGGAACTTCGGCACCGGCCCCAGCAGCGAGCTGATGCTGCGGCTGGCCGATGTGTCGCGGGGTGAGACGGCCCTGGAACTGGAGCAGGCGCCGATCCCCGATCGCATCGACATGGACGGCCGGCGGCTCGATCCGGTGCTCAACGACTATGAGACTGGTCTCTTCGGGCTGGGCACCGGATGGGAACTCGCGCTGATCTCGCTGGCCCGATTTCTCGGCGGCGACCCCATCACCGACCCGGCCACCTGGGAAGAAGCACCGGAAGTGCAGAATTTCGCGGTCCGCAGCGGTGAGCTGTGGGCGCGGCTCGCCGCGGAGGAAGCGCGCGAGCGGCCGTAA
- a CDS encoding cysteine desulfurase family protein, with the protein MPYFDHAATTPMLPEAIAAMTAQLAVTGNASALHAAGRRARRAVEEGREELAAALGARPSEVVFTSGGTEADNLAVKGLYWARRDADPRRVRVLASPVEHHAVLDVVQWLADHEGARVEWLPVDPVGRVHPGALREAIARDPQDVALITVMWANNEIGTVFPVAELAAVAAEYGIPMHADAVQAVGQLEVDFAASGLAALSVSAHKIGGPYGIGALLLGRQWTPVPVLHGGGQEREVRSGTLDVPAVAGFATAASVATARRAGFAREIGGLRDELIAAVRAQVPDAVLGGDPDPAGRLPGNAHFAFPGCEGDSLLLLLDAQGIECSTGSACTAGVAQPSHVLLAIGADPELARGTLRFSLGHTTTRADIEAVAKAIGPAVSRARTAGLS; encoded by the coding sequence ATGCCCTACTTCGACCATGCCGCCACCACGCCGATGCTCCCCGAGGCCATCGCCGCGATGACCGCACAGCTGGCTGTCACCGGGAACGCCTCCGCCCTGCACGCCGCCGGACGGCGGGCACGGCGCGCGGTGGAGGAGGGCCGGGAGGAACTGGCCGCGGCGCTCGGCGCCCGGCCCAGCGAGGTGGTCTTCACCTCGGGCGGTACCGAGGCCGACAACCTCGCGGTCAAGGGACTGTACTGGGCCCGCAGGGACGCGGACCCGCGCCGGGTGCGGGTGCTGGCCAGTCCGGTGGAGCACCACGCGGTGCTGGACGTGGTCCAGTGGCTGGCCGACCACGAGGGTGCCCGGGTGGAGTGGCTGCCGGTGGACCCGGTGGGCCGGGTGCACCCCGGCGCGCTGCGCGAGGCCATCGCCAGGGATCCGCAGGATGTGGCGCTGATCACGGTGATGTGGGCCAACAACGAGATCGGCACCGTCTTCCCGGTGGCCGAACTCGCCGCGGTCGCCGCCGAGTACGGCATCCCGATGCACGCGGACGCGGTGCAGGCGGTGGGCCAGCTGGAGGTGGACTTCGCCGCCTCGGGGCTGGCCGCGCTGTCCGTGTCCGCCCACAAGATCGGCGGCCCGTACGGCATCGGCGCGCTGCTGCTGGGCCGCCAGTGGACGCCGGTGCCGGTGCTGCACGGCGGCGGCCAGGAGCGCGAGGTGCGTTCGGGCACGCTGGACGTCCCGGCGGTGGCGGGCTTCGCGACGGCGGCCTCGGTGGCCACCGCCCGCCGGGCCGGCTTCGCCCGCGAGATCGGCGGCCTGCGGGACGAGCTGATCGCGGCGGTACGGGCCCAGGTGCCGGACGCCGTGCTCGGCGGTGACCCGGACCCGGCCGGGCGGCTGCCGGGCAACGCCCACTTCGCCTTCCCCGGGTGCGAGGGCGATTCGCTGCTGCTGTTGCTGGACGCGCAGGGCATCGAGTGCTCCACCGGCTCTGCCTGCACGGCCGGGGTGGCCCAGCCCAGCCATGTGCTGCTGGCGATCGGCGCCGACCCCGAACTGGCCCGTGGCACCCTGCGGTTCTCCCTGGGCCACACCACGACGCGGGCGGACATCGAGGCGGTGGCGAAGGCGATCGGCCCCGCCGTCTCCCGGGCCCGCACGGCCGGCCTGAGCTGA
- a CDS encoding SDR family oxidoreductase, producing MATHVITGAGSGIGTAVAERLAERGDELWLWARDAARAAQLRDRFPGARTLVGDLAEPARLSWALGHQTLPDRVDSLLHIAGVVDLGGIGDLTPKVWQATLAANLVAPAELTRLLLPQLRAAQGHVLFVNSGAGLRANAQWGAYAASKHGLKALADALRAEEAGHGVRVTTVYPGRTATPMQAKVHQQEGKEYDPERWMTPESVATTLLTALDLPRGTEITDLSVRPTG from the coding sequence ATGGCAACGCATGTGATCACAGGCGCGGGTTCCGGAATCGGTACGGCCGTCGCCGAACGACTGGCCGAACGCGGCGACGAGCTGTGGCTGTGGGCGCGCGACGCCGCCCGGGCCGCCCAGCTGCGCGACCGCTTCCCCGGCGCCCGCACCCTCGTCGGTGACCTCGCCGAACCCGCCCGGCTCTCCTGGGCCCTGGGCCACCAGACGCTCCCCGACCGCGTCGACTCCCTCCTGCACATCGCCGGAGTCGTCGACCTCGGCGGCATCGGCGACCTCACCCCCAAGGTCTGGCAGGCCACCCTCGCCGCCAACCTCGTCGCCCCCGCCGAACTCACCCGCCTGCTGCTGCCCCAGCTGCGCGCCGCCCAGGGCCACGTGCTCTTCGTCAACTCCGGCGCCGGACTGCGCGCCAACGCCCAGTGGGGCGCCTACGCCGCCAGCAAGCACGGCCTCAAAGCACTCGCCGACGCGCTGCGCGCCGAGGAGGCGGGCCACGGCGTGCGTGTCACCACCGTCTACCCGGGCCGCACCGCCACTCCCATGCAGGCCAAGGTGCACCAGCAGGAGGGCAAGGAGTACGACCCGGAGCGCTGGATGACCCCCGAATCCGTCGCCACCACCCTCCTCACCGCCCTCGACCTGCCGCGCGGCACCGAGATCACCGACCTGTCCGTACGCCCCACCGGCTGA
- a CDS encoding carbon-nitrogen hydrolase family protein yields the protein MRIAVGQVLSGASPRENLALLAQTAERAAERGARVLVFPEAAMARFGVPLGPVAQPLDGPWAAGVREIAARHGLLVVAGMFTPDPDGRVRNTLLITGRGVDTWYDKVHLFDAFGFTESRTVAPGDRVVTADADGVRFGFATCYDVRFPELFVRLAGLGARVILVPASWGAGEGKREQWELLVRARALDSTCWVVAVGQADPAAVGEDPGTSAPTGIGHSMVVSPLGEVRARLGAEPGLLVADVEVGQVAAARSSVPVIANRRPEAYR from the coding sequence GTGCGGATCGCGGTGGGGCAGGTGCTCTCGGGGGCGTCCCCGCGGGAGAATCTGGCGCTGCTGGCGCAGACGGCGGAACGCGCGGCGGAACGTGGCGCGCGGGTGCTGGTGTTCCCGGAGGCCGCGATGGCGCGCTTCGGCGTCCCGCTGGGCCCGGTGGCGCAGCCGCTGGACGGGCCGTGGGCGGCGGGGGTGCGGGAGATCGCGGCGCGGCACGGACTGCTGGTGGTGGCGGGGATGTTCACCCCGGACCCGGACGGGCGGGTGCGCAACACGCTGCTGATCACGGGGCGGGGGGTGGACACCTGGTACGACAAGGTGCATCTGTTCGACGCGTTCGGCTTCACGGAGTCGCGGACGGTGGCGCCCGGGGACCGGGTGGTCACGGCGGACGCGGACGGGGTCAGGTTCGGCTTCGCGACCTGTTACGACGTGCGCTTCCCCGAGTTGTTCGTGCGGCTGGCCGGGCTGGGGGCGCGGGTGATCCTGGTGCCGGCCTCGTGGGGTGCGGGCGAGGGCAAGCGGGAGCAGTGGGAACTGCTGGTGCGGGCCAGGGCGCTGGATTCCACCTGCTGGGTGGTGGCGGTGGGCCAGGCGGATCCGGCGGCGGTGGGTGAGGATCCGGGGACCTCGGCGCCGACCGGCATCGGGCACAGCATGGTGGTCTCGCCGCTGGGTGAGGTACGGGCGCGGCTGGGGGCGGAGCCGGGGCTGCTGGTGGCCGACGTGGAGGTGGGGCAGGTCGCCGCGGCGAGGTCATCCGTTCCGGTGATTGCCAACCGGCGACCGGAGGCTTATCGTTAA
- a CDS encoding helix-turn-helix domain-containing protein, whose protein sequence is MAAGDAEPHGIEVHLDRLLAERRMTLTELADQVGVTNVNLSVLKNGRAKAIRFSTLTRLCEVLECQPGDLLSHRPK, encoded by the coding sequence ATGGCGGCGGGCGACGCCGAACCGCACGGGATCGAGGTGCACCTGGACCGGCTGCTGGCCGAGCGGCGCATGACCCTGACCGAGCTGGCCGACCAGGTGGGCGTGACCAACGTCAATCTGTCCGTGCTGAAGAACGGGCGGGCCAAGGCCATCAGGTTCTCCACCCTGACCCGCCTGTGCGAGGTGCTGGAGTGTCAGCCGGGGGACCTGCTCAGCCACCGGCCGAAGTGA
- a CDS encoding peptidoglycan recognition protein family protein, producing MATPLSADKVLSALKAEGVKVVEYKSWRTHNRNSAGAWGPVHGVMVHHTVTSGTSASVELCYAGRSDLPGPLCHGVIDKAGTVHMVGHGRANHAGKGDGAVLKAVIAEKKLPADKTADTDGNPHFYGFECVNLGDGKDPWPAEQVEAIVRAAAALLRAHGWGKSGDTSVIGHLEWQPGKIDPRGPGVSMSDIRKRVAARLKQSAGWSPSSPEEDDMPKRSLYETNSYTRTVRPDTWTTLNFNRYYDGKKWVDKDPEPSVLLGPCYYTASVAVKVTGLATGQEFKVRVARYRQENGKYVRASAMPTDSPVNDQGKGHFVYTWTGHVPAADKGRLRVEVQHHGSEPVTVEWARAESLYWPA from the coding sequence ATGGCCACTCCACTGAGCGCGGACAAGGTGCTGTCCGCGCTGAAGGCCGAGGGCGTCAAGGTCGTCGAGTACAAGTCCTGGCGCACCCACAACCGCAACAGCGCCGGGGCATGGGGCCCGGTGCACGGTGTGATGGTCCATCACACCGTCACCTCCGGCACCAGTGCCTCGGTGGAGCTGTGCTACGCCGGCCGCTCCGATCTGCCGGGGCCGCTGTGCCACGGGGTGATCGACAAGGCGGGCACCGTCCACATGGTCGGGCACGGGCGCGCCAACCACGCGGGCAAGGGGGACGGCGCCGTGCTCAAGGCCGTCATCGCCGAGAAGAAGCTGCCGGCCGACAAGACGGCGGACACCGACGGCAACCCCCACTTCTACGGATTCGAGTGCGTCAACCTCGGTGACGGCAAGGACCCGTGGCCCGCCGAGCAGGTGGAGGCCATCGTGCGGGCCGCCGCCGCGCTGCTCCGCGCACACGGCTGGGGCAAGTCCGGCGACACCTCGGTGATCGGCCACCTCGAATGGCAGCCCGGCAAGATAGACCCCCGTGGGCCGGGCGTGTCCATGAGCGACATCCGCAAGCGGGTCGCCGCCCGGCTCAAGCAGTCGGCCGGATGGAGCCCCAGCAGCCCCGAGGAGGACGATATGCCCAAGCGGTCGTTATACGAGACGAACTCCTACACCCGGACCGTGCGGCCCGACACCTGGACCACCCTCAACTTCAACCGCTACTACGACGGCAAGAAGTGGGTGGACAAGGATCCCGAGCCCTCTGTGCTGCTCGGCCCCTGCTACTACACCGCCTCGGTGGCCGTGAAGGTCACCGGGCTGGCCACCGGCCAGGAGTTCAAGGTGCGGGTGGCCCGCTACCGGCAGGAGAACGGGAAGTACGTACGGGCCTCGGCGATGCCCACCGACTCACCGGTGAACGACCAGGGCAAGGGCCACTTCGTCTACACCTGGACCGGCCACGTGCCCGCCGCCGACAAGGGCAGACTGCGGGTGGAGGTCCAGCACCACGGCTCCGAACCGGTCACCGTGGAGTGGGCGCGCGCCGAATCGCTGTACTGGCCGGCCTGA
- the mnmA gene encoding tRNA 2-thiouridine(34) synthase MnmA, which translates to MNEFPGAPSGPRTGPRLRVLAAMSGGVDSAVAAARAVEAGHEVTGVHLALSANPQSFRTGARGCCTIEDSRDARRAADVIGIPFYVWDLAERFRQDVVEDFIAEYRAGRTPNPCLRCNEKIKFAALLDKALALGFDAVCTGHYATVVTTPDGGRELHRATDLAKDQSYVLGVLDERQLAHALFPLGDTRTTKDEIRAEAERRGLAVAKKPDSHDICFIADGDTQGFLAGHLGSAEGDILDEDGRRVGTHQGAHGFTIGQRKGLRIGHPAADGKPRYVLDISPVENTVTVGPAEALDIRALTAIRPRWCGAAPTGPGSYTAQLRAHGGETPVTAEPDGDELRVSFAEPVRGVAPGQAIVLYDGPRVVGSATIAATERSVAPVAPVTSAGG; encoded by the coding sequence ATGAATGAGTTCCCCGGTGCTCCCTCCGGCCCCCGCACGGGGCCGCGTCTTCGTGTTCTCGCCGCGATGTCCGGCGGGGTCGATTCCGCCGTGGCCGCCGCCCGTGCCGTGGAGGCCGGGCACGAGGTGACCGGCGTCCATCTGGCGCTGTCCGCCAATCCGCAGTCCTTCCGCACCGGCGCCCGGGGCTGCTGCACCATCGAGGACTCCCGCGACGCCCGCCGGGCCGCCGACGTCATCGGCATCCCCTTCTATGTGTGGGACCTGGCCGAGCGGTTCCGCCAGGACGTGGTCGAGGACTTCATCGCCGAGTACCGGGCGGGCCGCACCCCCAATCCGTGTCTGCGCTGCAACGAGAAGATCAAGTTCGCCGCGCTGCTGGACAAGGCGCTGGCGCTGGGCTTCGACGCGGTGTGCACCGGCCACTACGCCACCGTGGTGACCACCCCCGACGGTGGTCGCGAGCTGCACCGGGCCACCGATCTCGCCAAGGACCAGAGCTATGTGCTCGGTGTCCTGGACGAGCGGCAGCTGGCCCACGCCCTGTTCCCGCTGGGCGACACCCGCACCACCAAGGACGAGATCCGGGCCGAGGCCGAGCGCCGTGGCCTGGCGGTGGCCAAGAAGCCCGACAGCCACGACATCTGCTTCATCGCGGACGGCGACACCCAGGGCTTCCTGGCCGGTCATCTGGGCTCCGCCGAGGGCGACATCCTCGACGAGGACGGCCGCCGGGTGGGCACCCACCAGGGGGCGCACGGGTTCACCATCGGCCAGCGCAAGGGGCTGCGCATCGGCCACCCGGCCGCCGACGGCAAGCCCCGCTACGTCCTGGACATCTCCCCGGTGGAGAACACCGTCACAGTGGGCCCGGCCGAGGCGCTGGACATCAGGGCGCTGACCGCCATCCGCCCCCGCTGGTGCGGTGCCGCTCCGACCGGCCCCGGCAGCTACACCGCCCAGCTGCGGGCCCACGGCGGGGAGACCCCGGTGACCGCCGAGCCGGACGGCGACGAGCTGCGCGTCAGCTTCGCGGAGCCGGTGCGCGGGGTGGCCCCCGGCCAGGCGATCGTGCTGTACGACGGTCCGCGCGTGGTCGGCTCGGCCACCATCGCCGCCACCGAGCGCTCGGTGGCCCCGGTCGCCCCGGTCACTTCGGCCGGTGGCTGA
- a CDS encoding DUF2975 domain-containing protein, whose product MKAVMKALMRPGGRRPAAAEGGGPDAAGTAGGPQKDPLEPIEAAVTAVCTLGVLVLTLWAVLAVFVDGVGFYLPDRVCVTDPATSGSGTPTDGMFGAGPDVEVVAQPTFCFDGSTGQRALFIAVTQLALLWHVGALVMAWLLIRRARKHGPFTRRTVRGLTLLGWYLAGGAVGLHLIQGLAYGTLISYATDYWGYARLLDPTQVRWWPIFIGLGLLTFARLIQLATDMREDLEGVV is encoded by the coding sequence GTGAAGGCTGTCATGAAGGCGCTGATGAGACCGGGCGGGAGACGGCCGGCCGCCGCCGAGGGGGGCGGGCCGGATGCGGCTGGCACGGCCGGCGGGCCGCAGAAGGACCCACTGGAGCCCATCGAGGCGGCGGTCACCGCCGTGTGCACGCTGGGCGTGCTGGTCCTGACGCTGTGGGCGGTGCTGGCCGTGTTCGTCGACGGGGTCGGCTTCTACCTCCCCGACCGGGTGTGTGTGACCGACCCGGCGACCAGCGGCAGCGGCACGCCGACGGACGGCATGTTCGGCGCCGGTCCCGATGTCGAGGTGGTGGCACAGCCGACGTTCTGCTTCGACGGCAGCACGGGGCAGCGGGCGCTGTTCATCGCCGTGACACAGCTGGCGCTGCTGTGGCACGTGGGGGCGCTGGTGATGGCCTGGCTGCTGATCCGGCGGGCCCGCAAGCACGGCCCGTTCACCCGGCGCACCGTGCGCGGGCTGACCCTGCTGGGCTGGTATCTGGCAGGCGGAGCGGTGGGGTTGCACCTGATCCAGGGGCTGGCCTACGGCACACTGATCTCCTACGCGACGGACTACTGGGGCTACGCGCGGCTGCTCGATCCGACGCAGGTCCGCTGGTGGCCGATCTTCATCGGCCTCGGGCTGCTCACCTTCGCGCGGCTGATACAGCTGGCCACGGATATGCGGGAGGACCTGGAGGGGGTGGTGTGA
- a CDS encoding Dps family protein, translating into MYAVKSTLPEPALKVVADALQGALADIIDLSLVAKQVHWNVIGPRFRTVHLQLDDVVETARAHSDIVAERASALGISPDGRAATVAGSSGIATVPEGWLPDTEAVDILTQALGSCIVRMRDRMVAVGEVDRVTEDNLIALVKELEKHHWMFQAENGS; encoded by the coding sequence ATGTATGCCGTGAAGAGCACACTGCCCGAGCCCGCGCTCAAGGTCGTCGCAGACGCCCTGCAGGGCGCGCTGGCGGACATCATCGATCTGTCCCTGGTGGCCAAACAGGTCCACTGGAACGTGATCGGACCTCGCTTCCGCACCGTGCACCTCCAGCTGGACGACGTCGTGGAGACCGCCCGCGCCCACTCCGACATCGTGGCCGAACGCGCTTCCGCCCTGGGCATCAGCCCCGACGGCCGCGCCGCCACCGTCGCGGGCAGCAGCGGGATCGCCACCGTCCCCGAGGGCTGGCTGCCGGACACCGAGGCGGTCGACATCCTGACCCAGGCGCTGGGCTCCTGCATCGTCCGCATGCGCGATCGCATGGTCGCGGTGGGCGAGGTCGACCGGGTCACCGAGGACAACCTGATCGCCCTGGTGAAGGAGCTGGAGAAGCACCACTGGATGTTCCAGGCCGAGAACGGCAGCTGA
- a CDS encoding N-acetylmuramoyl-L-alanine amidase encodes MGEHAGPDQRRRGLGRRALVLGGGAAAVGVGALAARDTLERWWWRLPGMEEPRTPGEVDHVGAEWVPAARANYRRASRPRDYGIDRVVIHMPEATYDITLQVFQDPGHGASTHYVVRSEDGHVAQLARELDVAFHAGHRGFNERSIGIEHEGWAEDPAYLTDAMYESSARLVAGICRRYGIPVDREHIVGHNEVPDVIRVCPGPHWDWDRYLELVRQA; translated from the coding sequence ATGGGTGAGCACGCGGGGCCGGATCAGCGACGGCGGGGGCTCGGGCGGCGCGCCCTGGTCCTGGGCGGTGGTGCCGCCGCCGTCGGGGTGGGCGCGCTCGCCGCCCGCGACACGCTCGAACGCTGGTGGTGGCGGCTGCCGGGGATGGAGGAGCCCCGTACCCCGGGTGAGGTGGACCACGTGGGCGCCGAGTGGGTGCCTGCCGCCCGGGCGAACTACCGGCGGGCGAGCCGGCCGCGCGACTACGGCATCGACCGGGTCGTCATCCATATGCCGGAGGCCACGTACGACATCACGCTCCAGGTCTTCCAGGACCCCGGGCACGGCGCGTCCACGCACTACGTGGTGCGGTCGGAGGACGGTCACGTGGCGCAGCTGGCCAGGGAGCTGGACGTCGCCTTCCACGCGGGGCACCGCGGGTTCAACGAGCGCAGCATCGGCATCGAGCACGAGGGCTGGGCGGAGGATCCGGCGTATCTGACGGACGCCATGTACGAGTCCTCGGCCCGGCTGGTGGCGGGGATCTGCCGGCGTTACGGCATTCCGGTGGACCGCGAGCACATCGTGGGACACAACGAGGTGCCCGACGTCATACGGGTGTGCCCGGGGCCGCACTGGGACTGGGACCGCTATCTGGAGCTGGTTCGGCAGGCGTGA